The Bacillus thuringiensis region CTTTAAAATCTTGGCTTGATAGCAATGTGGTGCTACCCAATATCCAGCAAGCTAAGATTTTTAACACTTAAGGAATTTGTAAGTATCAAGTAAGAAAAACGAGAGCTTTGTTTCTTATAATTAAAATATAAAGTGAAGGAAGAAAGGTTGTTTCTGGGGTTAATATGCATGTGGAAAAAGGAGAAATCTACGGTTTTTTAGAGTAATAATATCAGTATGTCAAAGTTTTGAAGATTACTTGCAAATATTTTGAAGTTTTTGCACTAGAACCCTAATTACTATACCTGTTTTTTACCATCACATATTGGAGGTTAAAACATGAATAAAAAAAAGAAAATACAAAAATCAGTACTTGCCTTTACCCTACTCTTTTCTTTAGGTGTTTCATCTTTTCCGCTTACAACAGCTATTCACGCAGATACACGTGAGGAGAAATCTGCAGAAAAGAAACAAATCTCTTTAACGGAGCGTACATTATTATTTTTTGAATATCTCCAGCAAGGTAAGTATGCAGAGGCACTTCAGTTGACGTCTGCTGCTTTTCAATCCAAGTTTACAGCAAACACATTACAAAGCTGGTGGACACAAAGCGGGATAAAAATCATGGGAACACCTGTAATAAAAGAACGAAACTTGGTCCATCAGACGGTGGAAATTCCAGGAGCTATTGAAGGAACTACCATACCGCTACTTATTAAATTCACACCTGGTGGGAAGGTAGATGAAGTTGGAGAAAGGCCGCCCCAGGAATCTTACATTCCGCATCCTAGATATGACCAACCTGCTTCCTATCAAGAACGTGAAATCGTCATTGGAAATTCTACTTATCCATTACCAGCCACATTAACAGTTCCGAAGCATAAGCCTGGTGAAAAGGTACCCGTTGTTGTTCTTGTTCATGGCGCTGGCATCCATGATCGCGATGCTACCTATTTGGGAACAAAAATCTTACGAGACCTTGCGTTGGGCCTTTCATCCAACGGAATTGCAGTGTTACGCTATGAAAAACGCACCTTAGAACATGCATTAAAGATGAGTGCAGAACCTGTTACGTTAGACCGAGATACTACAGATGATGCCATATATGCAGCAAAGTCAGCAGCGCAGCAGGAAGGCATTGATCCAAATAATATTTTCATTCTCGGACATAGCCAAGGAGCTGGCACAATGCCGCGTATACTGAGCAAAGCGCCTTCCTCACTTGTTCGAGGAAGTATCTTACTCGCACCACCTGCACGCCCTTTGACTGACACTGCCATTGATGTGAGTCAATACCTAGGGGCGCCAAAGGAAGTAATCGATGAACTAAAAAGACAGTTCGCTTTTATCCTGGATCCTACTTTCAATCCTGACCATCCGCCAGCTGGCTACAATTTTCCGTTTCCGTCTCCTCATTTTATGTATGATGTTACTAGGTGGCGTCCAGTTGAGGAGGCAAAATCCCGAAAAGAGCCTTTGCTGATTCTGCAAGGGGCACGCGATTATCAAGTAACAGTAAAAGATGATTATACAAAATGGCAGGAAGGACTTTCAAACCGCGGGAATGTTCAGTTCAAAGAATATCCCAAATTGAATCATTTCTTCACGGAGGGTGACGGGGAATTGAGTCTTCCAAGTGAGTACGAAATCCCTGCCAATGTTCCCGAGTACGTCATCCAAGACATTATTACATGGGTCAATGAGACAAAAAAATAAGAAAACATCAAAAGCCTTCATGCAATCATCATTGCGTGAAGGCTTTTTTAAAACTAGTGATTCAGACATATCTTATTATTTTCAACATCATTTAATATAATATTTGCCACAAAATGAAAAATTAGAGTCTTTTATAGCAATGAAGTTCATTTTTATCGTTTTGGGAGCAACCTGTTCTGTTAGCTTGATGGTGATGTGGCGATACCCCTAAATAACCAAATTCTTTTGCCTTATGCAATTTCTATAAGCTGTTCAATTAGGATTTCATATTGAAGTTTTTAGTTTATGTATTTTTTTATACTTGAATTAGCAATAACAAACATAACACAATTGGAATCTTATTTTTCATCAGGAGCCAATGACAATAATGAGAAATTTAAAGAGACACATTGATTACTCTTATCACTCATTAAAACAATACAACCCCTGATACAATATGACTACACTGTATCAGGGGTAATTTTTGATGTTGCACTATCTTCTAACACATATGATAAGTATAGTTATAACATGTTGGAGATTAGTTAGGCCAAGACCCTGTCCACGCATTATGCGCACTTTTGGAATGGTGATCTACTAATCATTAACAACCGCGAATTGGCTGTTATACAGGTTAGCGTAGTAGCCGCTGCGCTCCAGTAGCTGCTCATGACTCCCGCTTTCGACGACATCCCCGTCCTTCATGTAGAGGATCATATCTGCCTCACGGATCGTCGACAGACGGTGAGCGATAACGAAACTAGTTCTGCCTTCCATCATCTTCAGGAACGCCGCCTGGATTCGAATCTCCGTAAGCGTATCAATGCTGCTCGTTGCTTCGTCGAGAATTAGCATAGGCGGATCAACCAGCATAACCCGAGCGATTGTCAATAGCTGTTTCTGTCCCTGGGACAGGCTATCGCCTGAGCCATTGATTACTGTATCATAGCCCTGCGGCAACCGCTTGATGAAGCTGTGGGCGTTAGCTGCCTTAGCGGCTGCAATAATCTCCTCCTCGCTAGCATTCGGTTTTCCATAGGCGATATTGTCATGAATTGTCCCGTCAAAAAGCCAAGTATCCTGTAGCACCATCCCAAAGATATGGCGTAAGCTGTCACGGGCCATATCGTTAATGTTAATACCATCTATCGCAATCTCGCCGGCATCAACATCATAAAATCGCATTAACAGATTCACTAACGTTGTCTTGCCAGCACCCGTCTGTCCCACAATAGCGACACGTGTTCCTGGTTCAACAACTAGGTTCAAATCGGTAATAAGGGGACGGTCAGGCTGGTAAGCGAACTTCACATGATGGAATGTAATCGTCCCCTGCTTAGCCGGGATATGAACTGCATCTTCAGCCTCCGGTGACTCCGCTGATTCATCAAGTACCTGAAAGATACGTTGCGCCGAGGCCGTAGCTGATTGCAACTGTGTAATTACTCCGGTAATCTCGTTGAACGGTTTAGCGAACAGATTGGCATAAATCAAGAAACTCGATAGTCCCCCGACCGATATTCTAGACATAATGACCATAATACTCCCAATTAAGGCGATGATTGAGAAAGTAACATTGTTCACCAAACGGGTGGATGGATTCGACAGAGAGCTGACGAATTGTGATTTTACCCCTGTGTGATACAATTCATCATTTCGTGCTGTAAACTCGGCAAAAGAGTGTTCTTCATAACGGAAGGCCTGAACAACCTTCTGCCCGCCAATCATCTCTTCGACATAGCCATTCAGCCCACCCAATATACGGGCCTGATCACGAAATAGCTGCTGTGAGCGCATCGTGATGAACCGCGCTACGAAGAAAGTCACTGGTGCAGATAACAGCACAACGACGGTCATGAGCGGATTCGTATACAACATGAGTGCAATAGCCCCAATGATTGTAACAACACCGGTTAATAATGTGGAGAATCCCTGCAGCAACCCGTCCGATATGGCATCCATATCGTTTACGAATCGGCTGATGCTGTCCCCTTGCGGATGATTATCATGATATTTCAGTGGCAGTACATTCAGCCTTTCGAACATTTCGCTGCGCAAATCATTTACTGTTTGATTAGCAAGCCGATTCGTAAGATATGTCAACAACCAACCGAACAGGCCTCCGATGAGATACACCAGACTAAGCTGTATAAGCAGTATGAAGATGTCCGCGAACTCAACAGCACCCTTGCCCACCATATGGTCGATCGTAATCCCAATTATAAATGGACCAATCAAGGTGGAAGCTACGCTAATAATCGCACTAATGAAGGCCCAGATTGTATTCCTTTTATATTTTCCTGTATAAATTAGTAGTCTTCTCCATGTTTGCTTCATGCTCATTGTTGTCCTACCTCCTCATTAGAGAACTGTGAGCGGCAAATCTCTTGATAGACACTACAATCTCGCTTGAGTTCAGCATCGGTGCCGATGCCAGCAATCCGTCCGTCTTCGATGACTATGATTTTATCCGCCTGCTGCACGGTGCTAACCCGCTGCGAGACGATGAATACCGTAATCCCCTGGCTGTTTTCCCGGATTGACCTTCTTAACGCCACATCTGTGGCAAAATCAAGTGCACTCGAAGAATCATCAAGGATAAGAATATCGGGACTGGCAACAATTGCCCGGGCGATTGTTAAGCGCTGCTTCTGCCCACCCGAC contains the following coding sequences:
- a CDS encoding alpha/beta hydrolase, with product MNKKKKIQKSVLAFTLLFSLGVSSFPLTTAIHADTREEKSAEKKQISLTERTLLFFEYLQQGKYAEALQLTSAAFQSKFTANTLQSWWTQSGIKIMGTPVIKERNLVHQTVEIPGAIEGTTIPLLIKFTPGGKVDEVGERPPQESYIPHPRYDQPASYQEREIVIGNSTYPLPATLTVPKHKPGEKVPVVVLVHGAGIHDRDATYLGTKILRDLALGLSSNGIAVLRYEKRTLEHALKMSAEPVTLDRDTTDDAIYAAKSAAQQEGIDPNNIFILGHSQGAGTMPRILSKAPSSLVRGSILLAPPARPLTDTAIDVSQYLGAPKEVIDELKRQFAFILDPTFNPDHPPAGYNFPFPSPHFMYDVTRWRPVEEAKSRKEPLLILQGARDYQVTVKDDYTKWQEGLSNRGNVQFKEYPKLNHFFTEGDGELSLPSEYEIPANVPEYVIQDIITWVNETKK
- a CDS encoding ABC transporter ATP-binding protein; translated protein: MSMKQTWRRLLIYTGKYKRNTIWAFISAIISVASTLIGPFIIGITIDHMVGKGAVEFADIFILLIQLSLVYLIGGLFGWLLTYLTNRLANQTVNDLRSEMFERLNVLPLKYHDNHPQGDSISRFVNDMDAISDGLLQGFSTLLTGVVTIIGAIALMLYTNPLMTVVVLLSAPVTFFVARFITMRSQQLFRDQARILGGLNGYVEEMIGGQKVVQAFRYEEHSFAEFTARNDELYHTGVKSQFVSSLSNPSTRLVNNVTFSIIALIGSIMVIMSRISVGGLSSFLIYANLFAKPFNEITGVITQLQSATASAQRIFQVLDESAESPEAEDAVHIPAKQGTITFHHVKFAYQPDRPLITDLNLVVEPGTRVAIVGQTGAGKTTLVNLLMRFYDVDAGEIAIDGININDMARDSLRHIFGMVLQDTWLFDGTIHDNIAYGKPNASEEEIIAAAKAANAHSFIKRLPQGYDTVINGSGDSLSQGQKQLLTIARVMLVDPPMLILDEATSSIDTLTEIRIQAAFLKMMEGRTSFVIAHRLSTIREADMILYMKDGDVVESGSHEQLLERSGYYANLYNSQFAVVND